A single window of Flagellimonas maritima DNA harbors:
- a CDS encoding sigma-54-dependent transcriptional regulator yields MPKILIIEDDTAFCQMLHKFLAKHNFDISTSYTIIDAKQQLKANLFDVILSDVRLPEGDGIALLSRIKSEFPSTQVILMTGYAEVKTAVSAMKKGAFDYISKPFTPENILKIITSALNTKVPERVQSVKTEDTKEQSEDSTQSGIIIGTSDVSRKLEQYIDLVAPTNMSVLITGESGTGKEVTAKAIHDKSKRKSKNFVAVDCGAIPKEIATSEFFGHVKGSFTGAIDDKMGHFEAANGGTLFLDEIGNLSYENQVQLLRALQERKIKRVGSTKEIFVDVRIITATNENLLDAVAKGSFREDLYHRLNEFSLEIPSLKERDDDLMLFANYFLDNANRELDKNVIDFSEEVKHTFRNYTWPGNLRELKNIIRRAVLFTEGGTVALSSIPNMIDDEVGNLSQSKFSKSDYEKEKILNALKQTNFNKSKAAKLLQITRKTLYNKINQYQLEV; encoded by the coding sequence ATGCCCAAAATCTTAATCATTGAAGATGACACAGCTTTTTGCCAAATGCTCCATAAGTTTTTGGCCAAGCATAATTTTGATATTTCCACAAGCTATACAATTATCGATGCCAAACAGCAATTAAAGGCTAATCTATTTGATGTTATCCTATCTGATGTAAGACTGCCCGAAGGAGATGGAATTGCATTACTTTCAAGAATAAAATCCGAATTTCCCAGTACACAGGTGATTTTAATGACGGGTTATGCAGAAGTAAAAACTGCGGTAAGTGCCATGAAAAAAGGAGCATTCGATTATATATCCAAACCTTTTACCCCCGAAAATATTCTCAAGATCATTACCAGTGCCCTCAATACAAAGGTGCCTGAAAGAGTGCAATCCGTAAAAACCGAAGATACCAAAGAACAATCCGAGGATTCGACCCAATCGGGAATTATTATTGGAACCAGTGATGTTTCAAGAAAGTTAGAACAGTATATAGATTTGGTAGCTCCGACAAACATGTCGGTTCTAATTACCGGAGAAAGTGGAACGGGCAAGGAAGTCACGGCCAAGGCCATTCACGATAAAAGCAAGCGAAAGTCCAAAAATTTTGTAGCAGTGGATTGTGGAGCCATTCCCAAGGAAATTGCGACCAGTGAATTTTTTGGACATGTAAAAGGGAGTTTTACGGGAGCCATTGATGATAAAATGGGTCATTTTGAAGCTGCGAACGGGGGCACGCTTTTTTTGGATGAAATAGGAAATCTTTCCTATGAGAACCAAGTGCAATTGCTCAGGGCCCTTCAAGAAAGAAAAATAAAACGGGTAGGCAGTACAAAAGAGATTTTTGTAGATGTACGAATCATAACCGCTACCAATGAAAATTTATTGGATGCTGTTGCCAAAGGCAGTTTTAGGGAAGATTTGTACCATCGTTTAAATGAGTTTTCCCTTGAAATCCCATCACTAAAAGAGCGTGATGATGATTTGATGCTATTTGCCAATTATTTTTTGGACAATGCGAACCGGGAACTTGATAAAAATGTAATCGATTTTTCAGAAGAGGTCAAACATACGTTTCGCAACTACACTTGGCCTGGAAACCTTCGGGAATTGAAAAATATAATCAGGCGTGCAGTGTTGTTTACAGAAGGGGGCACAGTTGCGTTAAGCTCCATCCCCAATATGATTGATGATGAAGTTGGCAATTTATCCCAATCCAAATTTTCTAAATCAGACTATGAAAAGGAAAAAATTCTAAACGCCTTGAAACAAACCAATTTTAACAAGAGCAAGGCGGCCAAATTGCTACAGATTACCAGAAAGACACTTTACAATAAAATCAATCAATATCAACTGGAAGTGTAG
- a CDS encoding DUF4301 family protein: MTDFSQQDLEQLEKKGISKEKVLDQIETFKEGIPFVKLERAAVISDGILKFSEKEEKELIQYFESVRGDLALLKFVPASGAASRMFKAMFNFLEAYDPSQETLSTYIERTGDTAVQQFTSEMENLPFYEHIMDRVSAKANNLDEKAYLFVKEMLMEDGLNYGFYPKGLLPFHNYGKQSATPFEEHLKEAALYAKTGGNANLHFTISEQHDAMFKKEHMQAGPKISKETDTQFNITYSNQKPSTDTIAVDMKNKPFKDNDGSMLFRPGGHGALIENLNDQDADVIFIKNIDNVVIDENLQEVADSKKILAGVLTKVQARAFEYAKMLEHDTVSNEKLDEIKTFLENELNVRFSDNYEKLNPEEQLVLVKDKINRPIRVCGMVKNEGEPGGGPFWIYDSEGNVSLQIIESAQIDTSNKEQASILKNSTHFNPVDLICGVRNHKGKKYNLLDFVDAKQGFITEKTKEGKELKALELPGLWNGAMAFWNTIFVEVPLVTFNPVKTVNDLLKPTHQA, from the coding sequence ATGACCGACTTTAGTCAGCAAGACTTAGAACAACTAGAAAAAAAAGGAATTTCCAAGGAAAAAGTACTCGATCAAATAGAAACGTTTAAAGAAGGAATCCCATTTGTGAAATTGGAAAGGGCCGCTGTTATCTCAGACGGTATTTTAAAGTTTTCCGAAAAAGAGGAAAAGGAGCTCATTCAATATTTTGAAAGCGTTCGTGGTGACTTGGCACTTCTGAAATTTGTTCCAGCTTCCGGAGCGGCATCTAGAATGTTTAAGGCGATGTTCAATTTTTTGGAGGCCTATGACCCTTCCCAAGAAACACTTTCAACTTATATTGAAAGGACTGGTGATACAGCGGTACAACAGTTTACGTCCGAAATGGAAAACCTTCCGTTTTACGAGCATATTATGGATAGGGTCTCAGCAAAAGCGAACAATTTAGATGAAAAAGCCTATCTGTTCGTAAAGGAAATGCTCATGGAAGATGGACTTAATTACGGGTTTTATCCAAAAGGGCTATTGCCATTTCATAACTATGGCAAACAAAGTGCAACACCGTTCGAAGAACATTTAAAAGAAGCAGCACTTTATGCAAAAACAGGAGGTAATGCCAATCTTCATTTTACAATATCCGAGCAGCACGATGCCATGTTCAAAAAAGAACATATGCAGGCAGGGCCAAAGATTTCCAAAGAAACAGATACCCAATTCAACATCACATATTCCAATCAAAAACCATCTACGGATACCATTGCCGTGGATATGAAGAACAAACCATTTAAGGACAATGATGGTTCAATGCTGTTTAGACCAGGAGGCCATGGTGCCTTGATAGAAAATTTAAATGATCAAGATGCCGACGTTATTTTTATAAAAAATATCGATAACGTAGTGATTGATGAAAACTTACAGGAAGTAGCCGACAGTAAAAAAATACTGGCGGGTGTTTTAACTAAAGTTCAGGCAAGGGCGTTTGAATATGCTAAAATGCTTGAACATGATACTGTTTCCAATGAAAAACTCGATGAAATCAAGACATTTTTAGAGAATGAATTGAATGTACGGTTTTCCGATAACTATGAAAAGTTGAATCCAGAAGAACAGCTAGTTCTGGTAAAAGACAAAATAAATCGCCCCATTCGTGTATGTGGCATGGTAAAGAATGAAGGTGAACCTGGCGGCGGCCCTTTTTGGATATATGATTCAGAAGGAAATGTTTCACTTCAGATTATTGAATCCGCTCAAATTGATACCTCCAATAAAGAACAAGCATCAATTCTGAAAAATTCAACGCATTTTAACCCTGTCGATTTAATTTGCGGTGTAAGAAACCACAAAGGCAAGAAATATAATCTGTTGGATTTTGTAGATGCCAAACAAGGATTCATCACAGAAAAGACAAAAGAAGGCAAAGAATTAAAAGCATTGGAACTTCCTGGATTATGGAATGGAGCCATGGCATTTTGGAACACTATTTTTGTAGAAGTACCGTTGGTGACCTTCAATCCGGTGAAAACGGTCAATGACCTTCTAAAACCGACTCACCAAGCATAA
- a CDS encoding AAA family ATPase yields MEDKFGQEPSNLIKVVLFGPESTGKTTLSQQLARHYNTVWVPEYAREYLQDKWNNERKTCEPQDLLPIAEGQIRLENELTKKATDLLICDTDLLETKVYSEAYYIGYCDPVLEKYALKNTYDLYFLTYIDTPWEADDLRDKPDERKKMFAYFHDTLKKYNRNFVILKGDKKTRLKTAVEHINKLLEQ; encoded by the coding sequence ATGGAAGACAAATTTGGGCAAGAGCCCTCAAACCTTATTAAAGTAGTTCTTTTTGGCCCTGAGTCTACAGGAAAAACTACATTATCACAACAACTGGCAAGACATTATAACACTGTGTGGGTGCCCGAATATGCGCGAGAGTATCTACAAGATAAATGGAACAACGAACGTAAAACCTGTGAACCGCAAGATTTGTTGCCTATCGCTGAAGGACAGATCCGTTTGGAAAATGAGTTGACCAAAAAAGCTACAGATTTACTGATTTGCGATACGGATTTATTGGAAACCAAAGTATATTCCGAAGCATATTATATAGGTTATTGTGACCCTGTTCTGGAAAAGTATGCGTTGAAGAATACCTATGACCTTTATTTCTTGACCTATATAGATACCCCGTGGGAAGCGGACGACCTTAGGGACAAGCCCGACGAAAGAAAAAAAATGTTTGCATATTTCCATGATACGTTGAAAAAATACAATCGGAATTTCGTTATCTTGAAAGGAGATAAAAAAACAAGGCTCAAAACTGCAGTAGAACATATAAATAAACTTTTGGAACAATGA
- the pnuC gene encoding nicotinamide riboside transporter PnuC → MSHIFDWIFAQYEGVPTHLIVLEMIGVVFGLLSVWYSKRENILVFPTGIISTGIFVYILLVFGLLGDMLINAYYFVMSIIGWYLWTRKVDATHFVPITKTTSKEKKWSVLLFIGAIVFVLVVYIVFKKFDTWTAYVDTLTTAIFFVGMWLMAKKKLENWVYWIVGDIITVPLYWYKGLIFSSLLYFLLTIIAIFGYRAWKTNLGKSPQTLLK, encoded by the coding sequence ATGAGCCACATTTTTGATTGGATTTTTGCACAATACGAAGGTGTTCCAACACATTTGATCGTGTTGGAAATGATTGGGGTGGTTTTTGGACTGCTCAGTGTTTGGTACTCTAAACGCGAGAATATCCTAGTCTTTCCTACGGGCATCATCAGTACGGGAATCTTTGTATATATCCTTTTGGTCTTTGGTCTGTTGGGCGATATGCTAATCAACGCGTATTATTTTGTTATGAGTATTATAGGATGGTACCTGTGGACCCGAAAAGTGGATGCTACACATTTTGTTCCCATTACCAAGACCACTTCCAAAGAAAAGAAATGGTCGGTGCTTTTATTCATTGGGGCCATTGTCTTTGTATTGGTCGTTTATATTGTATTTAAAAAGTTCGATACGTGGACCGCCTATGTGGATACCCTCACTACGGCTATCTTTTTTGTGGGAATGTGGTTGATGGCAAAGAAAAAATTGGAGAACTGGGTCTATTGGATCGTTGGTGACATTATCACCGTGCCGCTATACTGGTACAAAGGACTGATTTTCAGTTCTTTGCTGTATTTTTTATTGACTATAATTGCTATTTTCGGTTACAGAGCATGGAAGACAAATTTGGGCAAGAGCCCTCAAACCTTATTAAAGTAG
- a CDS encoding YkoF family thiamine/hydroxymethylpyrimidine-binding protein: MKISVELALTPLQDDFEAPIINFIQKLRASGLTILENPLSTQVYGEYDEVMKTLHKEIKDTFENVEHILLNMKIVKSDRSGYEPHF, translated from the coding sequence ATGAAAATATCTGTTGAACTTGCGTTGACTCCCCTACAAGATGATTTTGAGGCACCTATCATAAACTTCATCCAAAAACTTCGAGCTTCTGGACTTACCATTTTAGAAAACCCATTGAGTACCCAGGTCTATGGTGAGTACGATGAGGTGATGAAAACCCTACACAAGGAAATAAAAGATACGTTTGAAAATGTCGAGCACATACTACTTAATATGAAGATTGTAAAATCTGACAGAAGCGGGTATGAGCCACATTTTTGA
- a CDS encoding 4'-phosphopantetheinyl transferase family protein, with protein MPLYKTITVSSTTQVFIWKVTEPEEELQHNIHLTPHCQDRMNGMKSQAHRRAFLSIRHLLAEAGYLDSDLFYDEVGKPHLKDGNYISITHSHDFTGIIISNTDEVGIDIEKQRDKILRIAHKFTPIQEYRTLANTEAIVRKLTIVWGAKESLYKINATQGLSFLRHIDVTDFLFDDRKTSAQILYKGKESHYHVEFLEFEGFTCVYALRMIGG; from the coding sequence GTGCCCCTTTACAAAACCATAACAGTCTCGTCCACTACCCAAGTTTTTATTTGGAAGGTTACCGAACCTGAAGAGGAACTACAGCATAATATTCACCTAACGCCCCATTGTCAAGATCGAATGAACGGTATGAAGTCCCAAGCGCATCGAAGGGCCTTTCTGAGCATACGGCATCTACTGGCAGAAGCGGGTTATTTGGATAGTGATTTATTTTATGACGAGGTGGGGAAACCACACTTAAAAGATGGTAATTACATTTCTATTACGCACTCCCATGATTTTACGGGAATCATAATTAGCAATACCGACGAGGTTGGAATAGATATTGAAAAACAACGGGATAAAATATTGCGCATAGCCCACAAGTTTACTCCAATACAAGAATATAGGACTTTGGCAAACACAGAGGCCATAGTTAGAAAATTGACCATTGTTTGGGGTGCAAAGGAATCGCTATATAAAATTAATGCAACCCAAGGGCTTAGTTTTTTGAGACATATTGATGTCACTGATTTTCTGTTTGATGATAGAAAAACAAGTGCTCAAATTTTGTACAAAGGGAAAGAATCACATTATCATGTTGAGTTTTTGGAGTTTGAAGGTTTTACCTGCGTTTATGCCTTGCGTATGATAGGCGGATAG
- the ahcY gene encoding adenosylhomocysteinase, with product MSTKTIPYVPYKVKDISLADWGRKEINLAEAEMPGLMALRKEYKDEQPLKGTRIAGCLHMTIQTAVLIETLVELGADVTWSSCNIFSTQDHAAAAIAAAGVPVYAWKGMNEEEFDWCIEQTLFFGEDRKPLNMILDDGGDLTNMVLDQYPELASGIKGLSEETTTGVHRLYERVKNGTLPMPAINVNDSVTKSKFDNKYGCKESAVDAIRRATDTMLAGKRVVVAGYGDVGKGTAASFRGAGAIVTVTEIDPICALQACMDGYEVKKLETVIGKADIVITTTGNKDIIREEHFQALKDKAIVCNIGHFDNEIDMAWLNGTFGDTKDEIKPQVDKYTIDGKDIIILAEGRLVNLGCATGHPSFVMSNSFTNQTLAQIELWNNSDNYENDVYMLPKHLDEKVAKLHLERLGAELTELKQDQAEYIGVTVEGPFKPEYYRY from the coding sequence ATGAGCACAAAGACAATTCCCTATGTACCTTATAAAGTGAAAGATATCTCTTTAGCGGATTGGGGCCGAAAAGAAATTAACCTTGCCGAAGCCGAAATGCCCGGTCTTATGGCATTGAGAAAAGAATATAAAGATGAACAGCCTTTAAAAGGTACACGTATTGCAGGATGTCTGCACATGACAATTCAAACAGCAGTTTTGATCGAAACCTTGGTCGAACTTGGCGCAGATGTAACCTGGAGTTCCTGTAACATATTTTCTACCCAAGACCATGCAGCGGCAGCTATTGCAGCAGCTGGAGTTCCCGTTTATGCCTGGAAAGGAATGAACGAGGAAGAATTTGATTGGTGTATTGAGCAAACCTTGTTCTTTGGGGAAGATAGAAAGCCTCTGAACATGATTTTGGATGATGGTGGGGATTTGACCAATATGGTTCTGGATCAATATCCAGAATTGGCTTCCGGTATCAAAGGGCTTTCAGAAGAGACTACTACTGGAGTACACCGGTTGTACGAACGGGTTAAAAATGGAACACTGCCCATGCCGGCAATCAATGTCAACGATTCCGTTACCAAATCAAAATTTGATAATAAATACGGATGTAAAGAAAGTGCCGTGGATGCCATTCGCCGTGCCACGGATACCATGCTAGCAGGGAAACGTGTAGTGGTTGCAGGTTATGGTGATGTAGGAAAAGGAACCGCTGCTTCCTTTAGAGGGGCAGGTGCCATTGTTACCGTTACCGAAATTGACCCAATATGCGCCTTACAAGCCTGTATGGACGGGTATGAAGTCAAAAAACTGGAAACGGTAATCGGTAAAGCCGATATTGTAATTACCACAACGGGAAACAAAGATATTATTCGTGAAGAACATTTCCAGGCCTTAAAGGACAAGGCGATTGTCTGTAACATTGGTCATTTTGACAATGAAATAGATATGGCATGGTTAAACGGTACTTTTGGCGATACCAAGGATGAAATTAAACCACAAGTGGATAAGTATACCATTGACGGTAAGGACATTATTATCTTGGCCGAAGGTCGATTGGTAAACCTGGGCTGTGCAACGGGACATCCAAGTTTTGTAATGAGTAATTCATTTACAAATCAGACTTTGGCACAAATCGAGTTATGGAACAATAGTGACAACTATGAAAATGATGTCTACATGCTTCCAAAACACCTGGATGAAAAAGTAGCAAAATTACATTTGGAGCGTTTGGGTGCCGAACTAACGGAGCTTAAACAAGACCAAGCGGAATATATAGGTGTAACGGTTGAAGGTCCCTTTAAACCGGAATATTACAGATATTAG
- a CDS encoding SDR family oxidoreductase, with translation MNIILTGSTGTLGSQILFSLLENRFDILEKVYLIVRKKKLTSPKERVLKMLDSSAAPKFIGMHKEELTKKTIVIGADRLLEPNKFLEENKKYYFIHSAGYVNLSVNPDSKEEIFRENLALTQSIFEVYSTYLKKFIYISTAFSIGKLDGLLNDNYVNVEQKEYRNFYEASKHAAEKFLVKEGIKKEIPIQILRPSVLGGNIMDKPSFFISKYMVFYLFAKFFYRNTSVDSVRIQANIDSKLNIIPTDYAAKVIAKVFDTNVQQLNIVNSEGTNIFNGISKILETVNFKNFKLTQELITTASEFESSLEQFYYETIGVHLTPYLTSKPYEWDTTLLESILPLPKYNLEDYLVATVEFAKMNGFKNQRW, from the coding sequence ATGAATATCATCCTTACTGGATCAACAGGGACACTCGGTTCTCAAATTCTTTTTTCATTACTTGAAAACAGATTTGATATTCTTGAAAAAGTATACCTCATTGTACGCAAGAAAAAATTGACTTCCCCAAAAGAAAGGGTTTTAAAAATGCTTGATAGTAGTGCAGCTCCAAAATTTATTGGGATGCATAAAGAAGAGCTTACTAAAAAAACAATCGTAATTGGTGCGGATAGGTTGTTGGAACCAAACAAATTTCTTGAGGAAAACAAAAAATATTATTTTATTCACTCGGCAGGCTACGTTAATCTTTCCGTAAATCCTGATAGTAAAGAGGAGATTTTTAGAGAAAATCTTGCACTTACCCAGTCTATATTCGAAGTGTATTCGACCTACCTTAAAAAATTCATATACATAAGCACTGCATTTTCCATCGGTAAATTAGATGGGTTATTGAACGATAATTACGTAAATGTAGAACAGAAGGAATATCGCAACTTTTACGAAGCATCAAAGCATGCAGCGGAAAAATTTTTGGTTAAAGAAGGAATCAAAAAAGAAATCCCGATTCAGATATTGCGCCCTAGTGTTTTGGGCGGAAATATTATGGACAAACCAAGTTTCTTTATTTCAAAGTACATGGTATTCTACCTTTTTGCAAAGTTCTTCTACCGTAACACCTCGGTCGATTCTGTACGGATACAGGCAAATATCGATAGTAAACTAAATATTATCCCTACGGATTATGCAGCCAAGGTAATTGCCAAAGTATTTGATACCAATGTTCAACAACTCAATATCGTTAATTCTGAAGGCACCAATATCTTTAACGGAATTTCAAAAATCCTGGAAACGGTCAATTTTAAAAATTTTAAGCTTACGCAAGAGCTAATTACTACTGCATCTGAATTTGAAAGTTCGTTGGAACAGTTTTATTATGAGACCATTGGGGTGCATCTTACACCATACCTGACTTCAAAACCCTATGAGTGGGATACTACGTTGTTGGAAAGTATTTTGCCCTTGCCCAAGTATAATCTAGAGGATTATCTTGTAGCTACGGTCGAATTTGCTAAAATGAACGGTTTTAAAAATCAGCGATGGTAA
- a CDS encoding D-TA family PLP-dependent enzyme, whose amino-acid sequence MDNKWFEIENVETIDSPSVAIFKNHVVHNIKEMVALVNGKVERLMPHVKTNKMPKIMQLLMDAGISNFKASTISEAEIAAETGANSVLIAHQLVGPKVDRFLSLISHFSETTFSTLIDSIETAELLNSKASKIDIKVNIYIDINNGMDRSGIKIGTDLDKLIIFLKDCKALQFKGLHVYDGHLRDADFSTRNEKIENGFVTVTDYFQNLKKEYPSIQMICGGTPSFTSHLLNKDRITSPGTCVLWDWGYSEKLTEQNFKYAALLVTRIISKPTEGIVTLDLGHKSVAPENPIDKRVKFLNLEDYELLSQSEEHGVLKVRNWEELQIGDVLYGVPYHVCPTINLHDEVSVIENGQKTNTWEITARKRKINF is encoded by the coding sequence ATGGATAATAAATGGTTTGAAATAGAAAACGTAGAAACGATAGACTCGCCTTCAGTTGCGATCTTTAAAAACCATGTGGTGCACAATATCAAAGAAATGGTCGCTTTGGTCAATGGCAAGGTTGAAAGATTGATGCCACATGTCAAGACCAACAAAATGCCCAAAATAATGCAATTGTTGATGGATGCTGGGATCTCCAACTTTAAGGCTTCGACCATTTCCGAGGCAGAAATCGCTGCGGAGACGGGAGCAAATTCAGTTTTGATTGCGCACCAGTTGGTAGGGCCCAAAGTAGACCGATTTCTTTCTTTGATCTCCCATTTTTCAGAAACGACGTTCTCGACTCTGATCGATTCTATTGAAACGGCCGAATTATTGAACTCCAAAGCCAGCAAAATAGATATAAAAGTCAACATTTACATTGATATCAATAATGGTATGGACCGTTCAGGAATCAAGATTGGGACAGACTTGGATAAGCTTATTATTTTTTTGAAGGATTGCAAGGCGCTTCAATTTAAAGGATTACATGTATATGATGGACATTTACGCGATGCTGATTTTTCAACCCGAAACGAAAAAATAGAAAATGGATTTGTAACGGTAACCGATTATTTCCAAAATCTTAAAAAAGAGTATCCTTCGATTCAGATGATTTGTGGGGGAACACCTTCTTTTACCTCTCACCTATTGAACAAAGACCGAATTACCAGCCCTGGAACCTGCGTGCTTTGGGATTGGGGATACAGTGAAAAGCTAACGGAACAAAACTTTAAGTACGCCGCACTGTTGGTAACCCGAATCATTTCCAAACCTACCGAAGGTATTGTTACATTGGATTTAGGCCATAAATCTGTTGCACCGGAAAACCCAATCGACAAAAGGGTAAAGTTTCTTAATTTGGAAGATTATGAATTGCTCTCGCAAAGTGAGGAGCACGGTGTTCTAAAGGTTCGGAATTGGGAAGAGCTTCAAATCGGCGATGTCCTTTATGGCGTTCCTTACCATGTTTGTCCAACCATAAACCTTCACGATGAAGTATCCGTAATCGAAAATGGTCAAAAGACCAATACCTGGGAAATCACTGCTAGAAAACGTAAAATAAACTTTTAA
- the rpmA gene encoding 50S ribosomal protein L27, whose protein sequence is MAHKKGVGSSKNGRESESKRLGVKIFGGQAAVAGNIIVRQRGTKHNPGENVYLGKDHTLHARVDGIVKFQKKAGGKSFVSIEPFEA, encoded by the coding sequence ATGGCACATAAGAAAGGTGTAGGTAGTTCAAAAAACGGTAGAGAGTCAGAATCAAAACGCTTAGGCGTTAAGATTTTTGGTGGACAAGCTGCCGTTGCCGGTAACATCATTGTTAGGCAACGTGGCACCAAGCACAACCCAGGCGAAAATGTATATTTAGGGAAAGATCATACATTGCATGCAAGAGTAGATGGTATTGTAAAATTTCAAAAGAAAGCTGGCGGAAAATCATTTGTTTCCATTGAGCCGTTTGAGGCTTAA
- the rplU gene encoding 50S ribosomal protein L21, whose amino-acid sequence MYAIVEMAGQQFKVAKDQKVYVHRLQTEEGKKVTFDKVLLLDDAGDVTVGAPVIEGAAVEAKVIKHLKGDKVIVFKKKRRKGYRVKNGHRQSLTEIVVESILAKGAKKATSTKAKAEKPTTEVKKTTEAKKAKETKVEAPKKEASKKTEDLSAKTVAELKEMAKAKGISGISSMKKAELIEALSK is encoded by the coding sequence ATGTACGCAATTGTAGAGATGGCAGGGCAGCAATTTAAAGTTGCAAAAGACCAGAAAGTGTACGTTCACCGTTTGCAGACAGAAGAGGGTAAAAAAGTAACTTTTGATAAAGTGCTTCTTTTGGACGACGCAGGTGACGTTACCGTTGGCGCCCCGGTCATAGAAGGTGCGGCCGTAGAGGCCAAAGTAATAAAACACCTTAAAGGTGATAAGGTAATTGTCTTTAAAAAGAAAAGACGTAAAGGATACCGTGTAAAAAACGGACATAGACAGTCTTTAACAGAGATTGTTGTAGAAAGTATTTTGGCCAAAGGAGCTAAAAAAGCTACTTCAACTAAAGCCAAGGCAGAAAAACCGACTACAGAAGTAAAGAAAACTACAGAAGCAAAGAAAGCTAAAGAAACTAAGGTTGAAGCTCCAAAAAAAGAGGCTTCCAAAAAGACCGAGGATTTGAGTGCAAAAACGGTTGCTGAATTGAAGGAAATGGCGAAAGCCAAAGGAATTTCCGGAATATCTTCAATGAAGAAAGCAGAATTGATAGAAGCTTTAAGTAAATAA
- a CDS encoding DUF4199 domain-containing protein, whose amino-acid sequence MKNITLPIRFGIVTSACLMAYFLILSLMGKHTNVFFSLFNGVITGFGIYETIKYTKLRLGKEFSYGKGFTAGVTTGFVATLLFTVFFALYATELDVDFLDELSKVWSKDYANFEGIVFFTVAIMGFATALVLTLSFMQLFKTSNNPKK is encoded by the coding sequence ATGAAAAATATAACACTGCCTATCCGTTTTGGAATAGTTACCAGTGCCTGTCTAATGGCTTATTTTTTGATTTTATCCCTTATGGGCAAGCATACCAATGTCTTTTTTAGCTTGTTTAATGGAGTTATCACGGGGTTTGGAATCTATGAAACCATAAAATATACAAAACTAAGACTGGGAAAGGAATTTTCTTATGGAAAAGGTTTTACGGCAGGCGTTACAACAGGTTTTGTGGCTACCTTGCTTTTCACTGTTTTCTTTGCACTATATGCGACTGAGTTGGATGTTGATTTTTTAGACGAACTCTCCAAAGTTTGGTCAAAAGACTATGCTAATTTCGAAGGGATAGTTTTCTTTACGGTAGCTATAATGGGATTTGCAACTGCTTTGGTTTTAACATTGTCTTTTATGCAGCTTTTTAAAACCTCCAATAATCCAAAAAAATAA